TATCTATACGTCTGCGCGTATATCTACCGTCAAAGTTATACCATTTTTCACTTTGCGCTGCGTAATATCTAGCCGTGCAAAAATGCATGAATATTTCCACTTGTATAGGTTGAATAAATATCAAGTACTCCTGAAAAATATTTGTTTGTAGGAAAAATTAATCTTTCTTGCCTATCTTTGGATTTAAAGTCATGGTTTTAAATAGCATGCTATAGGTCCGCTAGAGCACATTATAGCATTTAGAAGTGATCTTGAGCTAAAAGACTTTGGTCTAAACAcatgaacaaacattttaaataaCGTGTTATAGCATTGCTATAGCGTTTAGAAGAGGTCCGCCGCTAAGAGGCATATCCCACTATTTAAAACTATGATTTAAACACAAACTTTGTGCATCTCTCTCCTATATATGCAGAGGCCGAAGAACTAGTTGACTTCTTTTTCGAAACAGAGGCAAAGTATTTGTCTTATCGATTAATTAAACAGACGAGAAATCTAGTTCACTGTCTTTGATTTTGACAAGTTCATTTTGCAACAGATTCTCCAGAAATATGATAATTAGTGACTTACACATGTGCGCAAAAAGCTGTCACCAATATAATCTCACAACTCAAGTTTTACATATAATTACATGCATGAATTAGTATATAGTAATACATGCAATTAAGCTAGCTAGCTAGGAAGAACAAGAACAACAAGAGAAACGTAACGAAAGCCTCTCAATTCAGAGCGTGTTGATCGATCTTGTTGTAGTACTCTTGGTCGTCGATCCTCCACAGGGAGTAATCCTCGCAGAACTCCCacaccggcgacgagggctccaCAGCGGGGGCGGGCATGGCCACGTGGCCGGCTGCGCCCCAGCTCATCATCATCTCCGGGTAGCTCTCCGACGCGGCGATGTCGTTCCAGAGCTGGTCCATGTCCACGGCGGAGCAGTACTGCACCACCTCCGCCTTCTTCTCCTCGCTCGCCGACGTGGTGGCCTCCTGCTCGGCCTCGTCGTCCATGCTAGTAGTAGTGCTCTCCTGGGGCGCCTCGGTGGTGGCCGCCGAGGACGACGTGGCCGTGGGGGAGGCCGAGCAGGTCAGCGAcgtggtcgaggaggaggaggaggagggcgaggatgaGGCCTTCTTCTTGGCCAGCATCTTCTCCT
This DNA window, taken from Triticum aestivum cultivar Chinese Spring chromosome 1D, IWGSC CS RefSeq v2.1, whole genome shotgun sequence, encodes the following:
- the LOC123180045 gene encoding nuclear localization sequence-binding protein, which encodes MRKKAQEEKMLAKKKASSSPSSSSSSTTSLTCSASPTATSSSAATTEAPQESTTTSMDDEAEQEATTSASEEKKAEVVQYCSAVDMDQLWNDIAASESYPEMMMSWGAAGHVAMPAPAVEPSSPVWEFCEDYSLWRIDDQEYYNKIDQHALN